GACTTTGATTATGCTAGTTCAGAAGCATGTATGAAACTTAGAAGAAATTTTCCTCACTACATACTTCAGAATAATGTGTTTTGGTGAAATGAGAGGACTTGGGTGCTACACTGACAGGAAATAAAAAGATCAGGATTTCCTCAGTGAAATAGTTTTATTCTGTCAAAACAGTCTCTTCATGGCTTTTGAAGAGCAGACAGCTTGGAGTAAAAGGTATAATTCACAATCCTTCCTTTTATTAGAGAAAACCATAAActaggaaaatgtttttaaagcaggCTTAGAATTTAGATAGTAAAACATGTTTCATTTCACATGACTTGTCCTCTGGGCCTAAGGAggaacattttaatgaaaattcacCCTGTAAGAAACCAGTTTGTGTTGATTTGAATATCCTAAGGGTGGGCCATAAAATAGGTGTTTCCTAACTTATAGAACTCTGGAAATTATTCTTAGAAAAAAGGTGGAACAGGTAACTGCCCATGTAAATATTAGTGAACAAGAGAAACCTTTGACTTTATAATATAGTCAGTGGTAGTTTTctcaagacaaaaatacaaatacttgGGAAGCGTATAATCTctagaaaataaaaggcaaatgcAGTGGTCGAAAAGACTCATAAAATGTTTGCAACACTGATGAGTAGAGCCTACATTATAAACTTTGAAATGTAATACTTTGAAAAATACTGTGTAAGTTAATTTGTCCCTGAAGCGTCTCTTTGCAGAGAAAATTTACGTATTGAActtaatgcacacacacaaaaatacccTGTGTGAGATGCCAGTATTTGGGTGGTAGAAGATAACACTGACCTGATTTGATGACCAATGGACCATATTTTTAAGATGCTTccaaaagatattttattctaGAGGACCATTAAAAACTACAATTAAAACAATCATTGTACTTTTTCTACTTTCCTCATTAAGGTATTCTGCTTTCCCAAAGTCATGTACCTTACATGACTTAAGGGGTGCCTTAATCCCCATCCACCAGATTTTTACCTAGGAATAGAAGGATTCAAACCCTATTTGATACCTAGCATTTTGCTGAAAAGTGTGCATAAACAGGAATCCTGAATTTATTATATAGACCTCCTCGCATTATAAAAGTGAAGCAAAGGGAAACCAGCGATGGAGTAGAGGTACGTAGACTGGAGAGATGCTTGCAACTAATGGTACTAGGGATAGTCAAATTTGTTGGCAAACTTGCTCAATATAAATCAAGTCCAGAGaatagttaattttaaaaaccctGAGGTTCTTTTATTGAAAGGTAAAACAAGGAaaaaggaggggtggggggatgagGGGGACTGCATAAAGCACTTAAAGATAGTAGGTATGATAGATGAGccacaaaaaattttaaacctacTAATGACGACAATTCTATTTTAATCAGCTATTTAGCTGGTACCTACTGCTATATCACGTAGTGTGAAAAATCGGATTTAATGGAATAATGAAGCAGTGCAGCTGAAGCCTTCATGTGGGCCTGGAAGGTAGGTTACTCTTTCAGCTTAAGTGTGAAAAGCATGTAAGCTTCTGGATGAGAGGGATTAGTGAAAGTTTAATAATTCAACTGATTGTTAACTGCTTTATGCCAGACACTTTATTGGGAATGTAAAGATAAAAATTGACAGGGTTCTTAGCTATAGTCAGTGACCAATGAAAGTGTCTACCACTGTTGGTGTAACAGATGAAACAAACTAATATGAGAGCCTAAATGAGATGATGAACCTAATTCTAGAAGTCGGTGAGCAACAGGAAATAGGAAATAGGAGAAGGGCACTCTTAAGTGAAACGGAAAAGTGAGCAGAGGTGAGTTCGGTTCGTGATGAGCCAGAGGTACATCAGCAGTGGGACTGGCAGCATTTAGCAGCTTGAAGTTGGATGGCAGAGCGGAGGATTGGACTGGAGGAGCCAGAAGTGGAAGTGTCAGGATCAACCTGGAGGCCCTATTGAAAGTATCTAACAGCAATGTGTGACACAGGCCTAGAGCGTGTTATGTGGTCCAGTAGTTCATTTTGTATCATCCTAGTAGTACAAGAAGAAAATGTGCTAATACTGTAAATTTATGAAATGACATTTGAAAAGTAATCCAAATAAGTATTTAAACCTCTGTTTTTATCCAGGTCTCCAGTTTGTGCAGTCTGTCTTCTGTGAAAATGAATTAACCTTGTTACTGGTGAAGGCCTTGGAAATTTTTGCCAGCCGAGAGATTTTTCTCTTAACTTGGGGTAAGATTTAATAATAGTGTGCTAGAGCTGGAAGGGATTTAGTTAATCAATTGGCCTGATTttatatgttattaaaatatgATCAGTTGTCATCAGTTTCCCACCTATCCCACCCTTTAGAACAAATGGCTGTCACATCATGGAACTGTTCACATAGCTACTCAGGTCAATTTGAATAATGTAGACTGCACTGAGCTTTGATTTATGCCAGTAACAGGAGGCAGGTGATCTTGCGAAACTTGGTTCCCCAGTCAGTGTTCAAGGTTCTCCCTGTGGTGGTGGCCAGATAATTAAGATCAATAAAGATCAGAACAGTGGTCCccaacttttttggcaccagggactggtttcgtggaagtCAACtgttcacctcctgctgtgcggCCCAGTTCCTAATAGGCCATGAACCAGTattgatcctggggttggggaTCCCAGATTTTGTCTACATGCTTGACAGTGTCACTCATGATACGGATGGTATTTGATAAACCATAAACACTAGTGTACCCTAAGCCATAAGAAGGTGGGCACAGGAAGGAAAATGGTACTTTTCTCATGAAGTGAACTGGAGCAAGCCCTACCTCTCCTAAAAAGAGGCACAAAATAAGAACAATGTAAGTCTTCAAGACATCTTTCTTCCTCTATTTAGTTAACCATGATGATCAATAGGCCCAGGAATAATGCTGTAATTCTATCCACCAGTGTTCATTCCTTAACCAGGAAGGCCTCTAAGCTTGTGTTTTAAGTATTGATATTTACTAAAACcaaaaatggatgaatgaatgagtgaatgctcTGGGCTTAGttgggtgcttttttttttttaatggcagtcaatttattattataaatgtctTTACATAATAGAACAACATGTGTTTAACTTTGCAATTCTTCCTTTGCATCACACAAGTTTCAGAAGATATTTTTATGCATGCCATGTGCAAGTTTaaattctacttaaaaataaaaaccctgcATACTTCCAAGAAATATTTAGAGCAGctaaaaaaatcacatttccttTCTGAGAGATAACTCACCTGTTAAAATGGGAGAATACAGTCAAGCAATgggtacattttaaaagtaacaattGGAAAGCGATCCATTAGTTTCAAGTCTGATATAAAGTCTCTGATAGAGATCAGAAAGTATCCCTTCATTTTTAACAGGGTACAGTAATGCAGTTGTGACTTGTTTTTAAGGCAAGTTTTAACATCCAACTGAGATTTCTTGAGACAGGTGTACTCACTGCTTACTATAAGCAAACACTTTTCTAAGCAAGTTAAACACAAAGATGATTTGAAGTGAGTCCATCATGCTATATGGACAGTAGATACAGAGCCAGAATAAGTTTGTAAATACTGACACGTGTAAAAAAGACTGCAGCTTACACATACTTTATTTACTTGATTGAAAGCTGTCTTATGGTACATAAAACGTTCTCTGTAGTTCAtctcagctttgttcacaatgAAGTGAATTGTATCTGGGTTTTCTATGCTCAAGACTGCTCAATTGCCGCTGCTGCCGCCATTGGTCTGTTTTCTTGCAGGATCAAGGTGGGTACTTTCGTATAAAATCTTGTTTTTAATTCCTTCTCTGGCAAGTCTTTCCTGGATTCTTAGCTTTGCATAATTATACCTACAGTGGAACCTAGTAAGGAGAACGTGAATAAATTACCAATACCATACCTATGGGaactaatttgaaatttttaaaagcttacagATGACTGTCAGTGGTACCATAGGCAGGGATGAAGTGAGCATTAGGATAAAAGGTTGAGGCCTTCCTAAATGAAGTATAAACCCTGACATGGCATTAATGCAGTGTCTGATGTCAcattcatctgttcatttgaCAAATGACACAAAAcacttgtgtatatatacatatttaaaagattaaagGCATTCCAGCAATATCATTTTGTAAGATAATCTTCAGTAAGGGTGGGAATTTCCCAGTGGGAGATTGCTGAGTATAGCATGTGCTTTGGAATTAGATTAACTTGTTAAAATCTTCTTGAATACTTAACACTCATACCAGCATCCTAAAGTCACCACGATAAATCCTCCTACTCCAACGTCACATGATCTTCTAATTCTGCCTGTCGAAAGGAATCATAAACACTGTAATCGGGATTGTGATACTTCATCTAGAACAAAACTGTAAACACATAAGTGttttatacatgaagaaaaaCAGATATACTCACTAGTTAACAAAAAATGTCCAAGGCCAGCCACAACAGATCCTAATGAGCCATATAATACCGAATCCCGTGCACAGGGAATGTTTTCAACATCTAAAATTCCTAGGAGTTTAAAGggctaggaaaaataaaagattacatTGAGTAAAAGAATATTTTACTTCAGGGTGGTTTggcagagattaaaaacaaaccatCCTGCATTGGTATCTAATATGAACGAATCTAAAATGTAAACTTTGAGAATTTGACCAGAAAGTACTAAGTAGTAGAGTAAATTACACCTGAATAGATTATGGTATCATGCTTATGCCATAATTTGTTAATCAGCTGGTTTGGGGATAGGGGCATTACATTATttcatgagtttttaaaatatctatggaATCTCTTGGGGATTTGGCTATCACTGAAGGTAAAAAAGCAGCATAATTACAATTTGAGAAACAGATGGGAAAGTGAAATTGTTCTAACCATGTTACTTATAATATTTAGTGTACTGTTTTAAATTCCTTTAAGGATGACTGCAGATTTTATCTGTGTTGACTAGTAACAGCACTTCAgttttgtttataataaaaaatactttgacaAGTCTTTTGTCTGTTTCCTTGCCTGTGATACGAAGTTGcacttgattttatttcttttatttctttgttgaagTACATAGTAACCACATCTAGATGTGATGAAAAAAAGTGGAAATCTAAGAGGGTTGGATTTtagtctcagctctgccactaacTTCTGTAACCTGTAgggtattattttttatttggcctGCAGTCTGTAATGAAGGGGTTCGGCTAGGTGATAATTTAAGTTCTTTCAAGTGctaaaatggtttttaaattctttatacaGTCTACACTGGATTTATGGATTTGTTCTCCCTCTTTGAAAAATACTGCCACTTTAAGTGTGACATTTTCAACCTGACGTCTTGTTGCTCTCACTGTGCTTTGGGGTTGGGGCGGGgcagacattttttaaagtcacactAAATGTTTTCCTGCAGCACTCTCCTGTTCATTTgggggaacattttttttttttcagtaatctaacttttaaaaaggaagttgCTTGCCCATTGTTAGGAATGAGATGATACCTAGATGGTAATATACTATAAGGGAAAAAGAAGACTGGATTGAAGAAATAGGGAAAGGACAGTGAAGGGCAAGTTAGATTCAAGGTTGAAACATAAAAGGTATTCTTGACTGTGTTTGCTTTGGCTAAAGCTTCTGCAGAAAAGACAATGTGACTTGGTTCCTAATAAAGCAAAAGTTGTATACTCAGATCACTGTTTTTTTTCTACCTGTCCCCCGCCGCAACACGTTTGAATGCAGCAGGTGCTGCTTAAAGTTGGCAGACTCCAGTGGAAGGCTCTTCAGTACAAATCTTCGTATACAAGAGGTTGGGATTTAACTTCTGGGCTTTTCATttaatttagcaaaaaaaaaagattgttccTTACCTTCAGGTCAAGAGCCCAGTGGCATTTATGGGCCCAGAGGGGAGGGTGTGAACTGTTCTGCAGGTAGGCCGTTGCCCTGGGTGAGGAGAGGGTGCTAGAAAGACTGAGATTGGGGGTGGTGGTGTTTAATGTCAGGTCTTAGAAGCGAGACCAGCAGCTTCTATCAAGGGAGAATGTTAAGATGGCCTTCCCATTTAAGCAGAGAATGAAAGGAACCACCAAAGTGTTAGCCACAGCATGCCAGACACTGCATATCCCTACCAAGACAGCACAAGCTCTTTCAAGGCATCTGGACCTTTTCATTTGGATTCTCCTCCATAATGGAGTCCTAATGTAACCCCAGGATACACCAGAATgtgccaacttttttttttgggggggggggcacttgGATAAAACAATCAAGTGGATTTCTTTGCCAGGTGTGTAAGTAAGTGGTGGCAGAGTGGAAGCCAGTTTGACCCTGAAAGCCTGTCattttcattggagcatttaaCCCTTTCAAGGTTCACATATAAGGAGTAACAGAACTAAGGACATAACTGTAGATCTGCCTGTGTGCTTCATCACTTAAGTCCCAACTGATGCCAgacttctccatggaattctccaggcaagaataccagagttggGTGGggtgctgtgctctcctccagggaattttcttaGGTCTacctgcaggcaggttcttcactggTGCCACCCTGACTCAAAACTGGGTAAGGATAtactaagatttttttcccctttcctagtAAGAGAATTGTCACAGCCTCCTGATAAATTTGAAAGTTAGACCAGTGATGGCTTAAAAGCAAATATAGAATACTGTAATAAAAGTCTTGAGTTTCTACAATATATGATAGTATCTGAACTGTGAGtctcagaaatggaaagaatctAAGCCTGAAGTCCTTTTGAAGTAGTTCTACTTGTAATGTTCAAGGGATTTAGCATTCCTCGTTTATTccctagtgaagtgaagtcgctcattcatgtctgactctttgcaaccccatggaccgtagcctacaacgctcctccgtccatgggattttccaggcaagagtactggagtgggttgccatttccttctccagaggattttcccaacccagggatcaaacctgggtctcccacattgttggcagatgctttaccatctgagccaccagggaagtcctaaatagTCTGCAAACTTAAGGCTCACCTGCTATTAACAAATTAAAGCCTTTAAACAAAGAGATTATATGTTAgggtaaacaaatattttaagcttAAATTTAAAAGGGCGACTTTACCAGCACACCTTGATGGAATTAGGAAAGCTCAAAAAGAAATTTCTAAACCAGAATGCCAATTTAATGATTTATAGAGAATAAGTCAAATTAAAGCTGCTTCATTTTCAACTGTTAACATGTATCCTGCTCCATCAGTGCTCGCTTGCCTTTTATTTCCAAGGAGGAGCTGGCCCTACTACTTAAAACTAGTCCTCACTGTGCAGCTGATTACTCTTAAGGACTTTGCTTCTAATGGTTATCCCTTACTTTAattgcatttgtttttcctctatttaatAATCTCCAGTCTAGAAATATACAAATTACCCTCTCAGCACCGTGTTCCCCCAAGCCACCATCCCATTTTTCTGCTCTTTACTGCAAGACAGAGTTACCAATATGTGCTTCTGTCCACTTACAAACCTACCCTGCTTTTAACGCAGTTCAAGACATCCCCTACCCTCCACTGAAAGGGTACCACTGAGGTCTTCTAAAAGAGCCATTTTCCTAAATCCATCATACATCTCTGCACATGTAGCACAGATAATCATTTGACTTTGGAACATGTTCTTTGTTTCGCttgaaatacaatattaaaattttctttcattgaattttcttgtttttcagtgGGTTAAACCACCATCATGACCCTAAAATGACAGCAGTTACCTCTTATCAAAGGTGAACAATCATATATACAAGGGATAAAGAGGCCCACTGAAGATCCCAGTGTCTTCACAAAGCCGTCTGGAATTTTGTGTTTGAAGTTAGATGCCTCTTGAAATACTCGTGTCAAACAAGGGTACCTTTTGTTCTACTAAAGCGTATTCCAAATGGCATGTGAGACACGAAAAACAAAAGGCACCAAGACAGACTGGCAAACTGATAATAACTGTGGAAGCAATTTATCCAACGTTTGTTCATAATCATTGATGATCTAGGCCAAATttactgttaaaattttattttttggttgagCCAcgtcacatgtgggatcttagttccccaatcaggaactgcaccccaccccccacgccCCCCGCACTGGAAGCTGGAGGGAAGTGTCTCATCTAGGGCAAATTTAGATGGAAAATTCCCCAGAGcggcaagaacactgaaaaagCAATCAAAATTCTCAAGCTGAGCAGATCGAGATCTACAGATTTGGTGCAGTGTGGCAGAGTGGGTCTAACATAAATATTTGTGACTAACTGATCCAACGTTAATCTCTGGTTTACGatgtataaaattttttctttctgcgTATTTTTTACGAGCACTTAATCTGCATTGAGGATATAAAAATTGGATTCCTACTCTTAAGGAAGACAAGACATAAATTAACTTCCAGTATAATGCTGTAATGATAACAGCTATGTACAAGGTGTCAGGGAGATGAGGACAGAAGCACCTCAGCTACCTCTGGGGAGTCGGGAAGCCCTTGCCAGAGATAGCCCCGTTGAGCTTTAATACACTTGGAGAGGAAAGCATGATAACAGTCACAGAGACTGAACAGTTAAGAGTTGGGTGAGGAGCTTTatacgcttcccaggtggcactggtggtaaagaacctgcctgccaatgcaggcgacctgagactcgggttccatccctgggagggcatggcaacccactccattacatCATAGATCGAGAAATTCGATTTACCCTGAAAGCAGTGGGCTGCTAcagctgagttttaagcaaatGTAAAGTGATCCATTTTACAGGGTAGCCCACAAAGACAACTGTCGATGATGGGCTGAGAAGGCAAAGCAGGACACGAATGCAAGCCAGCGAAGCTGCTGGCTGCATATAATTATGCCAACTCCACCTGGTTGACTGAAAACTAGTTAACGGGAAAAAATCGCACATCTTTTCATATGATTCTCCTGCTCTGGATATAAATTCACTCGAATATAGCAAAGTGTTCATTTATCAGCATTTGCCCATTCCTCCATGTTAAAGTATACAGCTTTAGCACCTGTCCTCAGGGTACTTTAAAATCACTATTAGCCAATTACAATATGAGGCGCCTCTCAGCAAAATTTTCTTTCCACAGGGACGAGTCTTGGGGCCTGCAGTAAGTCATCGGTATCGGTCCTCTCATCCTCCTAGTTTGGGTCACTTGAATCGTGTCACGATAAATATGGGCTGTACTACTGCAGAGAAGCTAATGACACGTGCTCCTATCCAGGGTCTCCCAGCTTCAGAAACTGTGTCCTTACCCGCCGCCCGCCCGCACCCCACGCCCGCCCGCGTACCCCGCCGCCCCTCGCCCGTCTTCCCCGAATTACCTTCCCCTTCTCGGGTTCCCCGGGCTCCGGCGCAGCCGCCATGGGGACTGTCAGCGCCgctgccccgccccgccgccaCGGCCGCCGTGGGcggccgcccgccccgccccgccccgcgcctgCGTCCTCGCTGTCCGCCATTTTAGGGAACGTTTCCCAGTCTCCTAGGCGGCAACACCGGCTTTGCCGGTTACCTCGGGTGCGGCCGCCATTTCCTTTGTTCAGTTGAACGGATCACGTCTTCACTGGGGCTTTCCCCAGGTCGAAGGCCTGGAGAAGAGGCGAAGGAAGGCCAGGGAAGCAACCATGCACCCACGCTCTTGGCACTCGAGGCTGCGCCTTTTCCCGCCCTTGCTCCTCCTCCGTCTCCAACCGCCATTTCTAACCGTCGTCCGCGCGCGTGCCCTCGCTCGCGTGCTTGGACGCCGGGCGCGTgcggcgggggcgggcggggccGCGCGGAGGAGCCGTGCGCGCCGCCGCCGCTTTGTCCTGCGGACGGgaacccccccccgcccccgcccgagCTGACGGCCCGGAAGTCGGCCCGTCCTGGCGTGCGGCCCGCGTCCCCTTGATGTCCTTTGTCCTCCCGCCCCGGGACGAGCCCGGGGCGGCCCTGGCAGCTCCACTCAGCCCTGGCCTCCGGGAAAGTGTGGTCTCGCGCCCACATTGCCTCCTCTCTTGCTTTGGTTTAATCAGGGAGTTGCTTTAAAATAGCGCCGCTCCTTTCGCTTGAAGGAGACTGGGGACAAAATGGAGGGAGTACCTCTTCAGTGAGGATGCGTCAAGACGTTTGTGCCCGGCGTGCAGGCGGGGAAAGGCGGGCGGGGTGAAGTGGAAAAAGGCCTGCGACACGCATTTTTGAATGTTAGGTAGTGTTCAACGTGTACCACTCCCTACGACTGCGGCTAAACCTGAAATCTGCATTTTAGCGGCAGCAGTCGTCTGATGCGAAATAGGGCTTGCCCGCTTACTCAGCACTCTAAATAAGCACAAAGCAAATCCTTTCCCCGTATTTTTTCCTGTGCACCGTAAGGAAAATGTCCTTATCAAAACCTCATGCCtcttatctatctatatatttcaaaatagattCCTGGGAAGATGTTGAAGCTTTCGCGTGTATTATTGTGTATAGTCATGCTGCAGTGCACAGAGTAATTGCTGCGTAAGGTTCGCGATGATTGTTTGCTACCATCTGTCATTAGTTGAGCGTTTTCTTACTCTTTACACTTTAGTGATCGTTTAATATCTTTCTACAATCCCAGTAAAACACTTAGTTTATGactcgtgtgtatgtgtgtgttttaaataagTAACTTCGGGGGAGATTAAGCTGGTTTAACATACTGCTCTAATATTAGTTAGGAAATAGAATAAATCTCACCCTGCCCATGATATCCTGCCAGTTTGGGGTTCTTAGCTGAAAATCCTTGCTAGCTATGCTTTGAAATCTTGGTCTGAAAGGTAGTATTTAAAGCAGTAATGGGCCATCAAAAGTGGagaagtggcaaaccactccagtattcttgcctggagaactccatagacggaggagcctgaagggctatattccatggggtcgaaaagagtaggacact
The sequence above is a segment of the Ovis aries strain OAR_USU_Benz2616 breed Rambouillet chromosome 12, ARS-UI_Ramb_v3.0, whole genome shotgun sequence genome. Coding sequences within it:
- the LOC101117005 gene encoding cytochrome c oxidase assembly protein COX20, mitochondrial isoform X2, translating into MAAAPEPFKLLGILDVENIPCARDSVLYGSLGSVVAGLGHFLLTSRIRRSCDVGVGGFIVVTLGCWFHCRYNYAKLRIQERLAREGIKNKILYESTHLDPARKQTNGGSSGN
- the LOC101117005 gene encoding cytochrome c oxidase assembly protein COX20, mitochondrial isoform X1; translated protein: MAAAPEPGEPEKGKPFKLLGILDVENIPCARDSVLYGSLGSVVAGLGHFLLTSRIRRSCDVGVGGFIVVTLGCWFHCRYNYAKLRIQERLAREGIKNKILYESTHLDPARKQTNGGSSGN